One region of Eubacterium sp. 1001713B170207_170306_E7 genomic DNA includes:
- a CDS encoding accessory gene regulator B family protein has product MIGRGAKWTVNRLVAHRIIDLDDVEIYQFGLESAMLKATHYASMLLVGLILGMLPETILFLIVYAAIRAYAGGYHADTRGVCYLLSWITILSVLLVARFCPAGAVAVVTASLTLCAFPVIFRWAPVENSAKPLDDVECTHYRKRARRILVVISACALLAGLAFNSRFGLVAAECLGLEALMMLLGLWKNGR; this is encoded by the coding sequence ATGATTGGTCGGGGTGCAAAATGGACGGTTAACCGTCTGGTCGCGCACCGGATCATCGATTTAGATGATGTGGAAATTTACCAGTTTGGGCTGGAATCAGCCATGCTCAAAGCAACTCACTACGCATCTATGCTGCTGGTGGGCCTTATTCTGGGCATGCTGCCGGAGACCATTCTCTTTTTAATTGTTTATGCGGCCATCCGCGCCTACGCTGGCGGTTACCACGCCGACACACGCGGGGTCTGCTATCTGCTGTCATGGATCACAATACTTTCTGTTTTACTCGTTGCTCGGTTCTGCCCGGCGGGGGCGGTTGCGGTGGTTACCGCGTCGCTTACGCTGTGTGCTTTTCCGGTGATCTTCAGATGGGCGCCGGTTGAAAACAGCGCGAAGCCGCTGGACGACGTCGAGTGCACCCATTACCGGAAACGGGCGAGGAGAATACTGGTGGTTATCAGTGCCTGCGCGCTGCTTGCCGGACTGGCCTTTAACAGCCGGTTTGGACTGGTCGCCGCAGAATGCCTGGGCCTTGAGGCGCTGATGATGCTGCTGGGGTTGTGGAAAAATGGGCGTTAA
- a CDS encoding cyclic lactone autoinducer peptide, with the protein MKKNSLKDKLFKVVEKTARQEAIKNANTACWLFNHQDKLPEKVKDLRKF; encoded by the coding sequence ATGAAAAAAAATAGCTTAAAAGATAAACTGTTTAAGGTCGTCGAAAAAACGGCCCGCCAGGAAGCCATTAAAAATGCCAATACCGCATGCTGGCTTTTCAACCACCAAGACAAACTTCCCGAAAAAGTTAAGGATCTGCGTAAGTTCTAA
- a CDS encoding ATP-binding protein, which translates to MDNVFYWGNLILWYSISGYVLFKFMFKLFKKKYTMSIYVLSYFMFVSFAIIVNQLRIPLLKSFYGLLATCLVGICLFDAPMKRKIVGASLLFYLYMFIMDTISVLAFSVLSGRTMEIIMGNSAALFFSGLASQVMLLCFYRPLIVIMKKHEFGKIATQQNIFLIILALFEILIIDYISIIIDTSITSVVLTILSVGFLGLDIYLIYLFEAISQKYTLENEMKLRDQQLSMQNNYYHNIEAQYDHSRRLIHDMKNHMQTLEELYISGSGIEAKYYAQTILESMDALSGRFKCKNRILTIIVNDKILKCDELRIELNIEVEDIDFNFIDPFDMTTIFSNLLDNAIEACTKIPIERRMIVLRVFKFNQFVTISIRNQYNGELAWDKDTLVSTKGGKHMGLGLKNVESAVEKYDGTIQRKSNDEFFEVKILLSPSA; encoded by the coding sequence ATGGATAATGTGTTTTATTGGGGAAATTTGATATTGTGGTACAGTATATCAGGATATGTTCTGTTTAAATTTATGTTTAAACTATTTAAGAAAAAATACACTATGTCAATTTATGTGCTTTCTTATTTTATGTTTGTATCTTTTGCGATTATAGTTAATCAATTGAGAATTCCTTTGCTGAAAAGTTTTTATGGATTATTAGCGACCTGCTTAGTTGGAATTTGTTTGTTTGATGCACCAATGAAAAGAAAAATTGTTGGTGCAAGTTTGTTGTTTTATTTATATATGTTTATTATGGACACCATTTCTGTGTTAGCTTTTTCTGTTCTTAGCGGTAGAACAATGGAAATTATTATGGGAAATAGTGCCGCGTTATTTTTTTCAGGTTTGGCAAGTCAAGTGATGCTTTTGTGTTTTTATAGACCTCTTATTGTAATAATGAAAAAGCATGAATTTGGTAAAATAGCAACACAACAAAATATCTTTTTAATAATCTTAGCACTTTTTGAAATTTTAATAATAGATTATATTTCTATTATCATTGACACTTCCATTACAAGTGTTGTTTTAACTATTTTGAGTGTTGGATTTTTAGGATTAGATATTTACTTGATTTATCTTTTTGAAGCTATTTCTCAAAAATATACTTTGGAAAATGAAATGAAACTAAGAGATCAGCAATTGTCTATGCAAAATAACTATTATCATAATATTGAAGCCCAATATGATCATTCTAGGCGATTGATTCATGATATGAAGAATCACATGCAAACCTTAGAGGAATTATATATTTCAGGAAGTGGTATTGAAGCTAAGTATTATGCGCAAACAATTTTAGAGAGTATGGACGCTCTTTCAGGCCGTTTTAAATGTAAAAACCGTATATTGACAATTATTGTTAATGATAAAATACTAAAATGTGATGAATTAAGAATTGAGTTAAATATTGAAGTGGAAGATATCGATTTTAACTTTATTGATCCTTTTGATATGACCACAATTTTCTCGAATTTGCTGGATAATGCGATTGAAGCATGCACTAAAATTCCCATAGAAAGAAGAATGATTGTTTTAAGAGTCTTTAAATTCAATCAATTTGTGACTATCAGTATCCGCAATCAATATAATGGAGAGTTGGCTTGGGATAAAGATACCCTTGTATCTACAAAAGGTGGTAAGCATATGGGATTAGGACTTAAAAACGTCGAATCAGCCGTGGAAAAATATGATGGTACAATACAACGAAAAAGTAATGATGAATTTTTCGAGGTGAAAATTTTATTGTCTCCTTCAGCGTAA
- a CDS encoding LytTR family DNA-binding domain-containing protein: MIRIGICDDNALIAEKLEALIIKYGEEHSIDVETYVYHDGSEVLEDRIQFDILFLDVEMPGTDGIDTAKQIRKWDARVKLIFITSYTHYMRNAFAVHAFEYLVKPFNTAKVNMVLTEVFDFIEKENKSHDVSLMMGGELKVFASNDIYYFERVRRKIKMSTTQGDFEFNGVLSEIMEKVGDFDFEYCHKSVIVNLFHCKRIAGADLFLDNGETLPIAQKRAVEFKARLFDYIEENFKLL, encoded by the coding sequence ATGATTAGAATTGGAATTTGCGATGACAATGCTTTAATTGCGGAAAAGCTTGAGGCGCTCATCATCAAATATGGTGAGGAACACAGTATTGATGTGGAGACGTATGTTTATCATGACGGCAGTGAAGTGCTTGAGGACCGTATCCAGTTTGATATCCTTTTTCTTGACGTGGAGATGCCCGGCACCGACGGAATCGACACGGCCAAGCAGATCCGCAAATGGGACGCCCGGGTAAAGCTTATCTTTATCACCAGCTATACCCATTACATGCGCAACGCCTTTGCCGTGCACGCGTTTGAGTATCTGGTCAAGCCCTTTAACACCGCCAAGGTTAACATGGTGCTGACCGAGGTTTTTGATTTTATCGAGAAGGAAAACAAGAGCCACGACGTCTCGCTGATGATGGGCGGCGAGCTGAAAGTCTTTGCCAGCAACGATATTTATTATTTTGAGCGCGTCCGGAGAAAGATCAAAATGAGCACCACCCAGGGCGATTTTGAATTTAACGGCGTCCTGTCAGAGATCATGGAAAAGGTCGGGGACTTTGATTTTGAGTACTGCCATAAAAGCGTGATTGTGAACCTGTTCCACTGCAAGCGCATCGCCGGGGCCGACCTGTTCCTGGATAACGGCGAAACCCTACCCATTGCCCAGAAACGCGCCGTGGAATTTAAGGCGCGTCTGTTTGATTATATTGAGGAGAATTTTAAGCTGCTGTAG